The Pseudanabaena sp. BC1403 nucleotide sequence CGCTGGTCGGGGGTGATGTGACTTTGAGGGGAGCGAACTTGACGGCAGATAGCGGACGTATCGAACTTGGTAGCGTCGCAGGTAATGGATTTGTAGCGATCGCGCAAACGGCAAATAATTTTATTTTAAATTACGATCAGGTTCCTAATTTTGGCAATATCCGACTAGAGCAAGCTGCCTTAGCAGATACAAGTGGGAACAACGGTGGAGGTAGTATTCAGGTACAAGGCAAACAAGTAATTCTGAGTGATGGCTCAGTTCTGCGATCTTCATCACTGTTAAATGGAAATGGAAGTGAGATATTTGTCCGTGCTACCGAACTTCTCTCAGCAAGGGGAGTATCCAACACTCCATTCCCTAGTGGCATATTTACAGATACATCACCAGTTTCTTCAGGAAAAGGTAGTAATATCACGATCTCCACAAACAAATTAGAAGTAACAGATGGGGCGCAAATTTCTGCTGGTACATATGGTTCGGGAAATGCGGGCGAGATCAAAGTTAATGCTAGTGAAATTTTATTAAAGGGTACGTCTAATTCAGGTCGTTATGTAAGTGGAATATTCTCACAGGTTCTAGACAGACTAGTGACAGGTAATAGCGGAAGAGTAACTGTTACTACTGATAACCTGCAAATATTGAATGGCGGGAGCCTCACAACTGCTACTTTTGGAATTGGCAATGCAGGCAATCTAAATATCATCGCGAAAAATATCAGCCTATTCGGGACTAATAATTTCCCGACAGGTATTTCATCCGCAGTAGAGTTCGGCGCAAAGGGCAATGGAGGCATATTGGCAATCACATCAGACAATCTGTCGATTAACAATGGCGCTCAAGTCTCTGTTGGTACGGCTGGGAGTGGCAATGCGGGTAACTTATTCGTAAATGCGAAGACAATTGATATTGCTGGGCAGGTTGAGCGTGGACGTAGTGGTTTATTTGCCAATGCCATTTTTGGTACGGGCAGTGGAGGTGATATTGTCGTTACTAGCGATCAATTGACCGTGCGTGATGGTGGTCTTATCAGTGCAAGCAACTTTCGCAGTAATAGTACCACCTTCCCTGGAAGAGGTTCGGTGGGTAATATAAACATTACTTCGCCATCCATTCTGCTGAATGGTGGACGGATAAATATTGATTCGTTGAGTGGCTCTCGCGGCAATATTAACTTGAACTCAACACTGACACTTTTGCGGAATGCTAGCAGCATCTCCACCAATGCCTTAGGTAATGCGACAGGTGGAAACATTTGGATTAACACCGACTTTTTGGTGGCAGTTCCCTTAGAAAATAGCGATATCACTGCTAACTCTTTGAATAGCTTCGGTGGACAAGTGATTATCACGGCTAAAGGCGTAATTGGTTTTCAGTTTTTGAATCGATTAACTCCCTTCAGTGACATTACTGCAACCTCGGCTTTAGGAACACAATTTAATGGGCTTGTGGAAATTCGATCGCCCGACAACGATCTCAGCCGAGGTTTAGTCAAACTTCCTGATAATTTAACCGATGCCAATAAACAAATTGTGGCGGCTTGCGATCGCTTTCGTGGCAATGAGCTAATCTCTACTGGACGTGGCGGTGCTCCAACTGATGCAACCCAAACAATCTCCAGTCAGGCGATTTGGCGAGATTTACGATTGTCCGAGATCCCCTCGACTCAATCAAATCCCACGTCTCAAACCTCGTCAAATCAAGTTGCCACTCAGTCCAATCAACCAGTTGCCACTCAACCCATTCCCAAAATTGAAGCCCAAGGATGGGAAAAAGATGCAAATGGAAACTTGAAACTATTAGCCTATGCGAACTCGCCATCAGAGCCAGTGTGGCGATCTCCTGTCATTTGTCCTACAAATCCAATTAAATAGATAGAGATAAAAAACATGAAATTTGCGATCTCTACTGCTCGAAAGTTCTGGCTAATAATTAATAAAAAGAAACTGACATTCCTGTTGATGTTGGCGATCGCTACCTACTGCTCAATCGCATTTATCCAACCTGCGATCGCGACCAAAAACGAAGTTAATCAACCTGTCCCATCACAATTGTCCCAGTCACCTCAAATCTCATTGCTAGATCAAGGAAGCCGCCTCTACGCACAAGGCAACCTTACCGAAGCCGTAGCTACATGGCAAAAAGCTCTATTTACTTATCGTCTTCGCCAAAACACCATAACTGAAAAATTACGCGCCCAATTAAATGAGGCGCTGTGCCTAAATTATCTCTCAATGGCTTATCAAGAACTTGGCGAGTGGGAACAAGCTCAAGAAACGATATCCCAGAGTGCAAATTTACTGGATAGACAACTATTAGCGAGTAAAGAAGGACTAGCGATCGCGGCAAGAATCAGCAATACACAGGGTAGCCTCCAACTTGCTATGGGCAATCCCCAAGCCGCCCTAGACAATTGGAAAATAGCGGCGGAGCGATACACTCAACTCGATGACGAAATTGGGCTATTAGGTAGTCAAACCAATCAAGCACAGGCACTACAAGCTTTAGGGCTATTTCGTCTAGCGAGCGAACAATTAGAAGCGATCGAATTGCGTCTCCAAAAGCAACCAGACTCACTCCTTAAATCTGTAGCGCTACATAGCCTAGGCACGACCCTACAGACTCTTGGTGATCTTGCCAAGTCTCAAAAAATCCTCGAACAAAGCTTAGCGATCTCTCAAAAACTAAACAATCCTGCCGAGAGCAGCGCCACATTAATCAGCATTGGTAATAACTTCAGGTTTATCAAAGATGTAGATGGCGCTTTACAAAAATATGAACAAGCAGCAAAAAATTCTCCTGTAAGCATCCTGCGCTTAGAAGCACAGGCTTTAAATTTAAGTTTGCTCGTCGAAAGCGATCGCCTGCAACAAGTTCAACCACTATGGCAACAGATCGAACCAGATCTGACAAAATTGCAGCCTAGTCGTCGCAGCATTTATCTGATCGTCAATTTAAGCGAAAGCTTAATGAAGATTAAAGATCCAAATGCTCGTCCGATTACCACATCCAAGATTGCTGAGTTATTAACCGTAGCGGTGCGGCAAGCCCAATCCATTCAAGACCGCAGAGCAGAGTCATTTGCAGTTGGTGCTTTAGGTGGACTTTACGAACAAAATCAACAACTCACAGAAGCCTATCAGCTTTCCCAACGGGCGCTCTTGCTTGCTCAATCAATCAGTGCCGATGACTTACTCTATCGTTGGCAATGGCTCTCAGGTCGCATCTTAAACAAACAGGGCAAATCCGACCTCGCGATCGCGGCTTATAGTGAGGCAATCAAGAATATCCAAAATCTGCGTCGAGAGTTAGTCGCGACATCGCCAGAAGTTCAGTTTGCCTTTCGCGATCGCATCGAGCCAATTTACCGTGAACTCGTCTCTCTATTACTAAAAAGCGATAAACCATCTCAAGAAAACCTGATCCAAGCGCGGCTTACCCTTGAGTCACTGCAAGTCGTAGAACTAGAAAATTTCTTTCGAGCAGCTTGTCTCAATATTCAACCACAGCAAATTGATGCTGTTGACTCCAATTCCGCAGTGATCTATTCGGCTATCTTAAGCGATCGCCTAGCATTGATCCTCTCATTACCCCAAGAGCCTCTGCAATATTATTCCTCGAATATATCGCAGACAGAATTAGAAGAAAGTGCAGATCAATTTCTTCAAGCCCTGAACCCAGCATTTTCTGAACGTATTCGCTTAAAAGTCTCTCAAAAACTATACGACTTGATCATCCGTCCTTCAGAAACAGCCCTCACCAAAAAGCAAATCAAAAATTTAGTATTTGTTCTAGATGGCTCATTGCGAAATCTGCCCATGGCAGCCCTACATGATGGCAAGCAATATGCGATCGAAAAATATAGTATTGCATTGACCCCAGGACTACAAATATTAGGCGCAAAGCCTCTAGATCGAGGACAACTAAAAGTTTGGCTAGGAGGACTATCAGAAGCTAGGCAAGGTTTTACTGAGTTAAGAGGGGTAAAGTTTGAAGCTAACCAAATCTCCAAGCAAATTCCCACTGACTTAGAACTAAATAGCGACTTTACTAAAACGAACTTACAGAAAGGGCTATCGGAGGCAGGGACAGCTATAGTCCACCTAGCAACGCATGGACAGTTTAGCTCCGATCCAGAGTCAACATTTATTCTGGCTTGGGATGATCGAGTCACTGTTCCAGATTTCTATAAGTTTTTGCGCGATCGCACCGACAATCGAAAACAACCTTTAGAGTTACTTGTTCTCAGTGCTTGTAAAACTGCCGAAGGTGATGTGAAAGCCATCTTGGGACTTGCAGGTATCGCAATACGCTCAGGAGCTCGGAGCACGATTGGCAGTCTATGGGCTGTGAATGACGACTCAACCAGTAAGCTGATGTCAAACTTTTATGACATTCTCATCAAGCAACCAACTATTTCTAAAGCGGAAGCATTGCAGAAATCTCAACTTTCAATACTTAAAGATTCACAATACCGACACCCATACTACTGGGCAGCTTTTGTACTAGTAGGTAGCTGGCTTTAAGTTGCAATACTCACTGCCAGAATAAATCCGTAACCTATAGCAATAAAAGGTTTGCTTAGGACATAAAACCCCAAATAAAAGTGACGGTGCTTAGCGCCGTCACTTTTATTTGGGGTTTTGAATTGACCTATCTAGCTCTTTTACTAATATAAATATTGCAGTTCTAATTCGTTCGTAGATTTTTAGGCTTTTGGAAGCAATCCTGAACAAGTTGACATACAAAACAATTAGAAAGAATTCATATTTTCGGGTAAACTAGCCATAATTATTTAGAATTGTTAGAATAGCACTTATCCTAGTAGATAGTTAGCTTTTATATAAGCACTTATCTTACAAAGAACCACTATCTAAAAGAAATATATTGTTAGGAAGAAAATTGCATCAAATAACTAGTAGACATAGAAATATATATATCTTTTGTATAACTTTTAAATATAGCTAAATCATAATCACTAGACTATGATAAATCACAGTTATTGTATCCAGCACTACTTTTGCAATCACCAATAGCAAAAGATAAAAATCAGTATATTTATTGATTTTTATCTTTTGCTATTGGGTATATTAATCCTAAATTAACCATATGAAGCTAAAGCTAATAACAAGGGAATTAATGCCATTGGCTTTACTTCAAATAATTTAGAATTTCTATATTAACTATGAATATTTTCTCCCAATTGAGGATATAAAAATGTACTCAAATCTATCTACTCTCTCCAAGATTTTTCTTTCGACATCAACAGCTACTTTACTATCATTGGCATTTATGTCTGAGATAATAATGGCGCAAACAATTAATTTTAAGCCACCTAGTGGTGGAGCACCTAAGACTACAACTGGAGCGGCAACTCGCGACCAAAGCTGCTTAATTGATGCTTCCGAGCCCAATAAGAAACCACTACAAACATTACCAATTCTGCCTCAATCAAACTATGGTTTAACAGTCTCTAGCCGACCTGAATTTCTGATATTTAAGACTAAAAGTACAGCTAAACAGATGTTTTTGAGCCTTGAAAGTGAAGATGGAGAACAGGTTTATCAAACTTTCTTGCCTCTACCATCAGAGGTTGGTTTTGTCACCATTGCTTTCCCCAGTCAAGCTCCAGAAATGATTGTGAATAAAAAATATAAATGGACAATGACCTTTATCTGTGGGAAAGCTCTCAGACCAGACAGCCCTGCTATTACAGGTTGGATTCACCGCATCCCTCAATCACAAATGCTCACTGCTAAGTTGCAAACAGCATCACCAGTTGATCGAGTTGTCATATATGGAGAAAATGGCATTTGGTATGACATGATCAATGAAATAAATAAATTGCAGAAGCAAACCCCTAACAATCAAGTACTTTCTAGAGCTTGGGACAAGTTGCTAAAAGATCATGTCGTTCAACCATCTGAATCCATTACGCTTGCTAAATAAGGGCATAATTAGGACCGTTAATAAACTTCAAGCAAGTATATTTACGATTCCAATTTTAATCGCAATCCTAATTTGCTCGTTACAAATATTTGGGTTGTTTCAATTACTAGAACTGAAGTTTTTAGATAGGCTCTTCCAATTACGATCATCTGAAGGCTTAGAACCTCGAATTGTCATAGTCACTTTTGATGATAGTGATATTGCAAAAGTTGGGAAATGGCCATTTCCAGATGATGTAGTTGCGAAACTAATTACTACAGTTAAAGAAGGCAATCCACGATTAATTGGGTTAGATGTATATCGTAATCTTCCAGTAGAACCAGGTTTTGATGAATTAAAAAGGGTTTTTCAATCTACTCCAAATCTGATTGTTGCGGAAAAATTTGTTAATCCAAGTGTCCTACCGCCATCTTACATTGATTATGAAAATCAAGTTGGTTTCGTGGATACTGTAGTCGATCAGGATGGTACGGTAAGACGAGGATTACTATCTATTGAGAAGCCTAATGGGAAGATAATTTATAGCTTTTCAATCAAAATAGCCTTAAAGTATTTGGAGTCAGAAAATATATTTCCACAGATA carries:
- a CDS encoding CHAT domain-containing protein encodes the protein MKFAISTARKFWLIINKKKLTFLLMLAIATYCSIAFIQPAIATKNEVNQPVPSQLSQSPQISLLDQGSRLYAQGNLTEAVATWQKALFTYRLRQNTITEKLRAQLNEALCLNYLSMAYQELGEWEQAQETISQSANLLDRQLLASKEGLAIAARISNTQGSLQLAMGNPQAALDNWKIAAERYTQLDDEIGLLGSQTNQAQALQALGLFRLASEQLEAIELRLQKQPDSLLKSVALHSLGTTLQTLGDLAKSQKILEQSLAISQKLNNPAESSATLISIGNNFRFIKDVDGALQKYEQAAKNSPVSILRLEAQALNLSLLVESDRLQQVQPLWQQIEPDLTKLQPSRRSIYLIVNLSESLMKIKDPNARPITTSKIAELLTVAVRQAQSIQDRRAESFAVGALGGLYEQNQQLTEAYQLSQRALLLAQSISADDLLYRWQWLSGRILNKQGKSDLAIAAYSEAIKNIQNLRRELVATSPEVQFAFRDRIEPIYRELVSLLLKSDKPSQENLIQARLTLESLQVVELENFFRAACLNIQPQQIDAVDSNSAVIYSAILSDRLALILSLPQEPLQYYSSNISQTELEESADQFLQALNPAFSERIRLKVSQKLYDLIIRPSETALTKKQIKNLVFVLDGSLRNLPMAALHDGKQYAIEKYSIALTPGLQILGAKPLDRGQLKVWLGGLSEARQGFTELRGVKFEANQISKQIPTDLELNSDFTKTNLQKGLSEAGTAIVHLATHGQFSSDPESTFILAWDDRVTVPDFYKFLRDRTDNRKQPLELLVLSACKTAEGDVKAILGLAGIAIRSGARSTIGSLWAVNDDSTSKLMSNFYDILIKQPTISKAEALQKSQLSILKDSQYRHPYYWAAFVLVGSWL
- a CDS encoding filamentous hemagglutinin N-terminal domain-containing protein, with the protein product MKILRQNSLKNITILGFALANFSVICIPELSFAQITPDTTLSTNSIVVGGPTFTITGGTTANTNLFHSFSQFSLINGETADFANSPAIQNILVRVTGGNISNIDGVISANGNANLFLINPNGIVFGQNARLQIGGSFFATTANSVRFLDGSEFRANASTQTTSPLLLVSTPVGLQFNGTTNGAIVAQGNGNGLRFVPFAIFKPNNPSLNVGGGVLGSRTLALVGGDVTLRGANLTADSGRIELGSVAGNGFVAIAQTANNFILNYDQVPNFGNIRLEQAALADTSGNNGGGSIQVQGKQVILSDGSVLRSSSLLNGNGSEIFVRATELLSARGVSNTPFPSGIFTDTSPVSSGKGSNITISTNKLEVTDGAQISAGTYGSGNAGEIKVNASEILLKGTSNSGRYVSGIFSQVLDRLVTGNSGRVTVTTDNLQILNGGSLTTATFGIGNAGNLNIIAKNISLFGTNNFPTGISSAVEFGAKGNGGILAITSDNLSINNGAQVSVGTAGSGNAGNLFVNAKTIDIAGQVERGRSGLFANAIFGTGSGGDIVVTSDQLTVRDGGLISASNFRSNSTTFPGRGSVGNINITSPSILLNGGRINIDSLSGSRGNINLNSTLTLLRNASSISTNALGNATGGNIWINTDFLVAVPLENSDITANSLNSFGGQVIITAKGVIGFQFLNRLTPFSDITATSALGTQFNGLVEIRSPDNDLSRGLVKLPDNLTDANKQIVAACDRFRGNELISTGRGGAPTDATQTISSQAIWRDLRLSEIPSTQSNPTSQTSSNQVATQSNQPVATQPIPKIEAQGWEKDANGNLKLLAYANSPSEPVWRSPVICPTNPIK
- a CDS encoding DUF928 domain-containing protein, with the protein product MAQTINFKPPSGGAPKTTTGAATRDQSCLIDASEPNKKPLQTLPILPQSNYGLTVSSRPEFLIFKTKSTAKQMFLSLESEDGEQVYQTFLPLPSEVGFVTIAFPSQAPEMIVNKKYKWTMTFICGKALRPDSPAITGWIHRIPQSQMLTAKLQTASPVDRVVIYGENGIWYDMINEINKLQKQTPNNQVLSRAWDKLLKDHVVQPSESITLAK